In a single window of the Lynx canadensis isolate LIC74 chromosome E2, mLynCan4.pri.v2, whole genome shotgun sequence genome:
- the CEACAM16 gene encoding carcinoembryonic antigen-related cell adhesion molecule 16: MPVREREGASQKSSVLVATAASPAPSGSSSSAAFLSAGADISITPEPAQPAEGDNVTLTVHGLSGEVLAYNWYAGPTLSLTYLVASYIVSTGDETPGPAHTGREAVRPDGGLDIRGALPGHSGTYILQTLNRQLQTDVGYGHVQVYEILAQPVVTANNTALVERRDTLRLACSSPSPAEVRWFFNGEALPIAIRLGQSPDGRVLTRHGVRREEAGAYQCEVWNPVSVSRSEPVNLTVYYGPERVAILQDSTTRTGCTIKLDFNTSLTLWCVSQSCPEPEYVWAFNGRALKNGQDHLNITSMTAAQEGTYTCIAKNPKTLLSGSASVVVKLSAAAVAMTIVPVPTRPMEGQDVTLTVQGYPKDLLVYAWYRGPASEPGRLLSQLPSGNWIAGPAHTGREVGFANCSLLVQKLNLTDAGRYTLKTVTLQGKTETLEVELQVSRECVRGGQRVYLFRQTLPKRGFVSSRAGREARTKGRSASPTDLKEGAPCPPSDLGISKWSFWPLLSNRQPRLGVDRPPASNRRLPKGDSTPPLSYKKYTRLKVSRKEAQSERRAPFFLQVGRPIASATLLGKWVNDGSVPPPSDWMYSTRVDPNSLFRLGDPRQLASCLGLCIRVRVRTEFLPSEGDIFLSK, encoded by the exons ATGCCAGTCCGGGAGAGGGAAGGTGCGAGCCAGAAGTCCAGCGTGCTGG TGGCCACGGCGGCCTCACCCGCCCCCTCCGGCTCCTCTTCCTCAGCCGCCTTCCTGAGCGCGGGCGCCGACATCTCTATCACCCCCGAGCCTGCCCAGCCAGCCGAGGGGGACAACGTCACACTGACCGTCCACGGGCTTTCGGGGGAAGTGCTCGCCTACAACTGGTACGCGGGGCCCACGCTCAGCCTGACGTACCTGGTGGCCAGCTACATCGTGAGCACGGGCGACGAGACCCCTGGCCCGGCCCACACGGGACGGGAGGCTGTGCGCCCCGACGGCGGCCTGGACATCCGGGGCGCCCTGCCCGGGCACTCGGGCACCTACATCCTGCAGACCCTCAACAGGCAGCTCCAGACGGACGTGGGCTACGGACACGTGCAGGTCTATG AGATCCTGGCCCAGCCTGTGGTCACGGCCAACAACACGGCACTGGTCGAGCGCCGAGACACCCTGCGCCTGGCGTGCAGCAGCCCCAGCCCCGCTGAGGTCCGCTGGTTCTTCAACGGCGAAGCCCTGCCCATCGCCATCCGCCTCGGCCAGTCCCCCGATGGCCGGGTACTGACCCGGCATGGCGTCCGCAGAGAGGAGGCGGGAGCCTACCAGTGTGAGGTCTGGAACCCGGTCAGTGTCAGCCGCAGCGAGCCCGTCAACCTGACCGTGTACT ATGGCCCAGAACGCGTGGCCATCCTCCAAGATTCCACCACCCGCACGGGCTGTACCATCAAACTGGACTTCAACACGTCCCTCACCCTGTGGTGCGTGTCCCAGTCCTGCCCAGAGCCCGAGTATGTGTGGGCCTTCAACGGGCGGGCCCTCAAGAACGGGCAAGACCACCTCAACATCACTAGCATGACGGCGGCCCAGGAGGGCACGTACACGTGTATTGCTAAGAACCCCAAGACCCTGCTTTCCGGATCCGCCTCGGTGGTGGTCAAGCTCTCCG CGGCAGCGGTCGCCATGACGATTGTGCCCGTGCCCACCAGGCCGATGGAGGGCCAGGATGTGACGCTGACCGTCCAGGGCTACCCCAAGGACCTGCTGGTCTACGCCTGGTACCGCGGGCCTGCCTCGGAGCCCGGCCGGCTGCTCAGCCAACTGCCGTCAGGCAACTGGATCGCAGGCCCCGCGCACACAGGCCGGGAGGTGGGCTTCGCCAACTGCTCACTGCTGGTGCAGAAGCTGAACCTCACGGATGCCGGCCGCTACACCCTCAAGACCGTCACGTTGCAGGGCAAGACCGAGACCCTGGAAGTTGAGCTGCAGGTGTCCCGTGAGTGTgtcagaggggggcagagggtgtATCTTTTCAGACAGACGCTCCCAAAGCGGGGCTTTGTCTcctccagggcagggagggaagcacGGACGAAGGGTAGATCGGCGTCCCCAACAGACTTGAAAGAAGGGGCTCCCTGTCCTCCCTCTGACTTGGGGATCTCCAAATGGAGTTTTTGGCCTCTTCTGTCAAACCGACAGCCTAGACTAGGGGTAGATAGGCCTCCTGCATCGAACCGAAGGCTACCAAAGGGGGATTCCACGCCTCCTCTCTCATATAAGAAGTACACCAGACTGAAGGTCTCAAGAAAGGAGGCACAGTCTGAGCGTAGGGCACCCTTTTTCCTGCAGGTGGGTAGACCTATTGCCTCCGCTACTTTATTGGGAAAGTGGGTTAATGATGGGAGTGTACCTCCCCCATCAGACTGGATGTATAGTACGAGGGTGGATCCTAACTCCCTCTTTAGACTGGGAGATCCTAGACAGTTGGCATCATGTCTCGGCCTCTGCATTAGGGTAAGAGTGAGGACAGAATTTCTACCATCAGAGGGGGACATTTTTCTCTCAAAGTGA